A single window of Desulfobotulus mexicanus DNA harbors:
- a CDS encoding LapA family protein: MTRIKLILTLLTLGLIGLLVYQNQEYLLQPYAFSLNFYFTTPYIFPEAPTGIYLIFCFTAGFLMMFLSSIVIRLRAAAKLRMLHNENQEHLETIAALQDELAGMASGQTGQKTAQESSPEFEKE; encoded by the coding sequence ATGACACGAATCAAACTCATCCTGACACTGCTCACCCTTGGATTAATCGGCCTGCTTGTCTACCAGAATCAGGAATACCTTCTTCAGCCCTATGCCTTTTCCCTAAATTTTTATTTTACAACCCCCTATATATTTCCGGAAGCTCCCACGGGAATCTATCTCATTTTTTGTTTTACAGCGGGATTTCTCATGATGTTCTTAAGCAGTATTGTCATTCGATTACGTGCTGCGGCAAAACTCAGAATGCTCCACAATGAAAATCAGGAGCACCTTGAAACCATTGCAGCCCTTCAGGATGAGCTGGCAGGAATGGCCTCTGGCCAGACCGGTCAGAAAACAGCACAGGAAAGTTCTCCTGAATTTGAAAAAGAATAA
- a CDS encoding UPF0280 family protein, whose product MHDPFLSRNHYRRFMAAADLVSFRVSEKESDLHIQALHDLSTPARKELLKLRREIGEYIVKYPNFHSTLLPWPDDPQAPALIRSMIHASQLAGVGPMAAIAGVIAEAMGKKLLHRSEKIIVENGGDLFVCSDTELTIGLYAGDSPFSGRIGLKIPPPRKGMGICTSSGRLGHSISFGKADAAVIISSNTAVADALATAMGNKVQKPEDIEPLVEKAKNIKEISAMVLVKGDRLGVYGDVEMVPLKGA is encoded by the coding sequence ATGCACGATCCCTTCCTCAGCCGCAATCACTACCGCCGCTTTATGGCTGCTGCGGATCTTGTAAGCTTCAGGGTCAGTGAAAAGGAAAGTGATCTTCACATACAGGCCCTCCACGATCTTTCCACACCCGCCAGAAAAGAACTTCTGAAACTACGCCGGGAAATAGGAGAGTACATAGTAAAATACCCAAATTTTCATTCAACACTGCTTCCATGGCCGGATGATCCCCAAGCCCCTGCCCTGATCCGGAGCATGATCCATGCATCACAGCTTGCGGGCGTAGGCCCCATGGCCGCCATTGCAGGAGTCATTGCCGAAGCTATGGGAAAAAAACTGCTGCATCGCTCCGAAAAAATCATCGTTGAAAACGGAGGAGACCTTTTTGTATGCAGTGACACAGAGCTTACCATCGGTCTTTATGCCGGAGATTCTCCATTTTCCGGTAGAATCGGCCTGAAAATACCCCCTCCTCGCAAGGGCATGGGGATATGCACCTCATCGGGCAGGCTGGGCCACTCCATCAGCTTTGGCAAAGCCGATGCAGCCGTTATCATAAGCAGTAATACCGCTGTGGCCGATGCCCTGGCAACGGCCATGGGCAATAAAGTGCAGAAACCCGAAGACATTGAACCGCTGGTGGAAAAGGCAAAGAATATAAAAGAAATATCTGCCATGGTACTTGTAAAGGGAGACCGTCTCGGCGTATATGGAGATGTTGAAATGGTACCATTAAAAGGAGCGTAA